The Neodiprion lecontei isolate iyNeoLeco1 chromosome 2, iyNeoLeco1.1, whole genome shotgun sequence genome segment CCGATATGGTTATAGGTGGTACACTTAATTTGTAAGAAACAATCGCAGTgtgaaactagaaaaattctccAGACAGAGTATAGAAGcgagttttgttttttacgaGAAATTGCCAGAGCTTGGATTAATGTTCAGCATGAATTTCTCGAGCATAATCTTATACGATAATTGTAATTGTTTGGGAAAGATTATTCACGTAATTTGCTATTAATTATACAGCGTGACTCGTATTTCGGTGATGAAAAAGTCCAAAATCGATACGCGTAGAGATATAtcgtatataaaaaatacaatccAACGTATGTGCAAGTTTTTCGGACAATTTTCTTCCcgaatgatgataataatacagTTTAATCGATTCGTAATTGACAATCCTGTCGCGTTAGTTGATTATCTTACATTTGCGCGTGAGTAACGACTGTTAATTTACAATTCCATTATCATTTACGTAAATTTTTGTCGCTTCAACGTCTATCACAATCGAGTCCTTAATATTTATACCAAATCGGCCGACTCATATCCAGCTCTCCCAAATATTACATCAATGTTGCCACAACTGAACGTTTCATACTTATCAAATATAGAAAAGCTGGTTCTGTTGttacatcaaatatttatgcCGTTTTTACTACCATCACTTGTCAGATCTTGGCTATTACCTGCTGCTGAACGTCAACTTCAATCTGCTGCTGATACGGAGGCAGCTGTTGCTGTGACTGTTGCTGTGGCTGTTGCTGTGGCTCTTGCTGcggctgttgctgttgctgttgctgttgctgctgctggaTTTTATAAAACTGCAGCAACTCCGCCACTGACAGCCTCGACATATGATTAGTCTGTGCGCAGTTCGTATGGTTCAAAGACGCCGACCCGATTGGCGACGGTGTCTGAGCTTCCACCTGCTTTTCGCAATCGACGACCACGTAGTCGAGCCCTCGTCGCATGGCCTGAACCTGTTTAAGCTGCTGCAGAGCCTCCTCATAGCTCGGAAGACCGGATACTAGGGTGTACGAAGGAAGACTCTCCGTGTCTCCTCCTCGGCAGTCCGGGTCTCTCGATGCCGCGGCTCTTTGCTCCAGCACTACAGATTGTAGAAGCAtagggaagaaaaagaaaggaacaTGTTATTCTTGGTCGACTGTGAGGCCGAGTTGCGGGCTCAAGGAACCTTATTTACGTACTACGTATGTACTTTCGAAGCTTTTTGTACCGGAAGCATTCATTTAGCGTCAAGCTCTTGTCCAGACACTTACAGTCCGGTCAAATTATACGTACTTTAAgcctaaaaaaaattctaagaacaaaatttttatacgtgGAAAGGTACGAGAGGTTCTCAAGAGTTTGATTTTCCATTATCAACCTTCCGAGATTGATCGTGAAAACATGCAGAGAGATTCCGTACGAATTAATACGAGATGTTCTCCTCGCGTGAGTTTTGTACTTTGAGGACAAACTATACGCGACTCCTCTGAATGCCTTTGAAAAGTTGGTCTAGTTTCTGAGCTTCTCGCTCTGCCGGAGGATCCAGACTTGCGATATATCTATTATGACTACATCGTCGttgattcaaatttaattctgAATTTAAGTCAGGAATTCCAGCCAGGGCAATACGTGCAGAGAAGAGAAGTACTCGTAAGGAACGTCGATTGTTGTCAGTGTAGTTTCTACATTATACATTTGCGCATTGCCGAGTAATGAGATACGAATATCCCATAAATAGCTATACATACACCTATCCGGGTATATTATCGTACCTACATACGTACACTTGTAAATACAGCACGGGTTTCAATGGTCATCGAGGGTGACAACGACTGGGATATCGGTTTAGCAAACATGCGATTATGTCCTCGAATATTTAgagatatattttataagaaGAAATCCGGCGGTAATTCCGATCTGATAATTTCTCGAAGGtcgatcgatttctcccgaTGGTGCAGTTTCCccgttaattaattataccgaCCCTGCAGCGTTACGACAAGGAGAGTATCAGACCTCCGGATCATGGATTCTGCTGAAACTTCTTGGAGTGTTTATTTGCCCCAAAATATGGCGATTCTGACGCCTAGCTTTATCCATTATGTCGCTCTTCACTCCGATTAAAATTGATTACGTGTGAAACGAAACGTGTTGTGTATTTTTACCTATTATATTAACTTGTATTCTCATCGCTTCAAGTTTCGCTAAACAGGTCATTACAGATTCATTTTATGAACTGTGAGTTTTCGACAACCTGACGTAGTGTAAATCGAACGAAGAAAGGCACAATGGATGGAACTACGTAACGGAAAGTCCGTATCTTAGACCGAAGAATCACCCATACAAACTTCATCAGAATCTGTGGTCCAAAGGTACGATTCTCTCCTTTTGAACTCAATCCACATATCCCCTGTCTATGCCTGAATATTGACAAAGAAGGTCCGCGCTGATTACACACGGAAATATCAACCAACTGCATTGCCGCGTTGCAACGAACTAAAACGTgcagagaaaattttacgcaagaggatagaaaaataaactagTAGAAATTTATctgtagaatttttcaattatcgcGTTTCAGAGATGTCGGATTTTACAGCGTTCGACCTTACCGACTGGCGGCGAAAATCGCGACGCTTCACGAGCGGcgtatttaatttcaaaaatcgctTCTCGTCGCATTTCTTGCTCTTCATCGACTCGATGTAGCAAAACAAGAATCCGACGGCTTGCACATAGTTTTCCGCAGCTCGGTATTCACGCAATTCGCCTAAAACCATCATCCGTTCGTCCACTTCTCGACGCCATATCGGTCACGCTACGCCTGTGTTTTGGATCCCGATATAATCCGTGACATCAATAGACGCGTTAGAAAAGTGTTACAAACGCGAATACGAACGTGTACCAAACGGTCAGTTGTTCCAACTGTTAGCACTTTTGTTGCAGTCATCTTTTAGCACCGCCGACTGCGTGACTAGCTTAGCATCCTCGCTCTTGACACGACAGTTTGTGTTAATAGGACCTTGGTACGTAAAAGCGGCCCGCCTACGTCACTGGGTACTAATTGGTTATCCGATTCCAGTTTATACGGCAAAATATTTATCCAAACACGCGTTGtaaatttactttaaaaatatttacacacgGCAGGTTCAACTATCCAAAGTTTTACTGCGAGTTAAAAATTTCGCCGATATCGTCAAAAATCGACCAcctaaaacgaaaaaagactGGATCAATCGGTTTGTACAATTTGTTTCTCTAccgatggaagaaaaaattatttacatcaGCGACGAAAATACATTTGACGCGTATAGCTCTGCAAGTCGGATAATTTTAATACGGATTATTGACTTggaatattttcgaattatttcaaGACAAGTAACGAAAACCAATTGTGATTTCAGAGATAAGAAATTCGCAGACAGAAACGAGGACCGATATTTTCGAGGTACCTACTCACAATCGGACATACAGCCAACAAATCAATAGTTAGAGTGTCCCTATCGGACTTTGCACTTATCGGACTGTGTACTGTACTGTTTTTTCGTAAACAAGAATTTAACGTGATTCGTTTTCACTTACGAATATGTATCGTTGTTATAAATGCGTTTGAAGTATAACGTTCTGGAGGCAACGGAATTTTCTCCAGAAATGTGACCAGCATTTTACCGATTTCGAGTTATTTGTTAAAGttgcttgaaaaattcaccTAGTCATTTCAGTTATTGCCATTTTTACACGTACAATTACATACACGGGAGGGGGTAAAGAAAATAACTAATTATCTCTCGAAAAGAAGGAACAATGCGGTATATAAACGGTCTAATCGTCCACcgtacaaatttttgtttttgatcgAAATGCGATAATTTGATACCACCTTGCGTCGCTACCGCATGGCTGCAGCAGGCCTGTTTAAAGAATCGACGTATATGTATAGCGTGTATGAAAGTTGAGACACGTGTGCAGcgtatgtttttcttttaaacaaagtaatattttttcaatgaaaataataatacaacacGTAGCAGGACTTGATCGCGggaataattgaaaacaagTTCCAGGTTACACGTTCGAACAACTTCCTGCAGACAATCGCGCTCGATTTTCACCTGATAATAACTTCTGTACGCGTACAACGAAGAAGTATATACCGATCGAAATATAACGCGggagtataataatttaagTTAACTGTATGTACAAATTCGTACGAAGACGAGAGAAgcggaaaaagaagaatagaaattataatGAATAAATCATGCACACGTGTAATATGTTTAAGGTGTATGAAGGCGCGTATTGTGTCTGTATTCACTTCAATTACATTTGGCAATAGAATAAAACGGCAATCCTTCGTCTTGTTAATATAAACGTAGATATTACGAAAGATTTGCGCCCACCGCTGACGTAACGAATAATAAAAGGTGATTTAACTTCGCGACTCATTTCAGTAACGTCCCCAGTAATTCTTACTGGCCCCGTTGAGTCGATTTTCCCattttaaaatgtaaataagCTGCAGAGATTTAAGTCGAGGGCGCAAGGGCGAGTCAAGTTTGTCAAATGCAAaactctttttcttttttttttttttcttatcacgtTCCTGCTGGTCTTATAAGATACGCGAgagatgatgaaaattgaaatcagaGTAACGAACTACGCGAAAGTCATACCGTCCAATAATAGTTATCTGTTCAATTCTATTGTTATACTGTGTCATCAATTACCGATAGCCGTCACACGAATCTAACCGTCAATTTAATTTTGTGTCAATGTACAGTGAAATCACGTGCTGTGCTAGAAGCTACAACGTGCTTactattaatatatataaattaacGATCATCGAATCAGGATCGAAACAATCAGCTCAAAGCATAGAGCCGTgacaaatttcttcaaattctcCATCCGTCACTGGTCACTACTGACTTTTACAGTTGAATTTCGTACAAGGCATCTAGAGGGGATAAAACAATTCAACGTCTTGGGTGAGACGTTGGATTAATATAGAAAACGCCTCGTATCGCCCGTATCGCCGATGTAAATAGCTGTGCAAGTATTggaaggaaaacaaaaaattatcttacTAGACATAGAAATAAACGAATTTCTCCGTCACCCTACAAGTGTTTTCGCTGTTTCTCATCTCAACACATGGGCTGCGGGTGCAAATACACTGaaaacatttaaaattattgaGGTAGActcgaagaaaaattgaatttatcgCAAAATAAATACGGGTACCTTACATAAAATATTAAgagaatatataaaaattaaataaactcGCCGACAGATCGATCGGAATATGACGATCGAGAAATAATAGCCGTATCCAaagttatatatatttattgttaattcaaatttaatcgaTCAGTAATATGTCATATTGCAGAGGAATTAATCAGACAACAAGTCCAATAGtcgatttaaatttaattttgctTTTCAACTTTGCATTAAATTCGATCGGAATTGTAtcaaatgagaagaaaaaatcgctGGTACAAGTGAAATAATTGTTACAATCTATGACCACGCATTTATTCGATTGATTTACGATCTATTTTCACCGTAAGTTTATAAGATTCATATCCACCCAATGGGATGCACGGCAAAGAGAGCATTAGCTTGTACcaatatgaaaagaaaagcaaaaaaaaaagaagaataggAATGAGAACGAGGAGCGCAATGGATAAgttaaaaaacattttttttactttcctcAACTTGCGGATTCTTCTCTGCTCGATTACACGAATCAAGCGAGGCGTAAAAGTTTCTATACCGCTGTATATGAATATGCGCGGGTGAATTGATCAGATTTTCGTTTGAATCGGTGGATAATAAAATAGAGCGAAAAAGCATAAGGAATGAGAGATACTTGCGAGACTCTCGAGATGTGAATAAATGGTGTTTGTCGAGATTCAAGAGAGCGATGCACTCTGTAATCAAGATTTGAGAATTGCGCGTCAGGTTTGTACAGCATCGCACGAAGAAAATACACAACACTCCGCGTCTCGTTGAAGATTTAAATTCACCGCGTTGCGGCTGACGAAATTTACagcgaaaaaataacaatcagGAGCAATTGTAATTAACGTGACACATAGTCACGGATCAGATTCAATTTCAACTGTCCTGCAGTTTAATTATCACGCATTTCGACCTTAGATTTTAATATCCCGTTCCTGTTGTTTCACCGAATGTGTATTAATGATATGAACGTTATCCTGAGATTTGAAATTGGGGTTAACACACGGTAGAATAAAACAAAGATTAGAAAAGCAAATAAAAGATTACCTGCAAACGCATACAAATATTATCTTcctaaattattattacatacgTCGTATACAGAATTACTTTTTATAACTTTAGTCCTGTTAAATTGATAAATCCTTATCAAACTCTCCAGGTGCAATGCAGCGTTTACGCCGAACAgttttttgtagtttttttttttttttcacaatctaTAAAATCCCCGATCATAGTGTCGTGTGAATTTAAATGTGGAGCTAGAAACTATGTAGTAAAATTGCGTGACAAATCGTTGGAAAATAAAGTCACTCGTAAGTTGTAAATCCACAACAGATATCAACGTAGGCTTGACTAAACGGATAAAGCACGCTATCGGAATAATTCTGGCAAGTGCTCTTAACTGATAAGCTGTAAAGAGGACAGTTGTATCTTAACTCctggaattttaatttcttttagAGATAGCGCGAGACACAAATAATATATGCATGGATTATATCGGTCCTAAATGCGCAAAATTTGCCAGTTAAAAAACATCGAATCGAGGCTCCTGAGTGGGTGAAAAACATTCGTATGCCAGTGCAGCTGAAAAGATTCAGAGATTGTGAAGTGATCGtaaattttctcttttacttTTCCTTGTACCAATCGACCAATACATATTTCAAGAATATATCAGACGTTATCCGTGTAAAGTTCTAAGCTAAATATTAATCAAACACTGTTATTGCCGTTAAGAAAATAACCGTTATTATCAAAACCTCATGCAACATCGTATTCTTTGTCAATAaaacgaaattatttattcatttattcaatttatttacttcTACCGTCGTCTTCGACTGGTTCTAGAGTCTGCGAACGTTGCTGTCGCGTAACTCCAGGTTCAGTGTAAAccggaaatgaaatttaaatggaaaattacagGATCAATCGGGCGTCGTGCGAACCGGTCCGTTAAACCCACTTGTGCAAATCTCATACGTCTTCTattgatgtaaaaatatacaatacgtgaaaattacgaatttcgttttccaagtataataattgaaaactcgcaataaattttcaaccacgTTACCGGTCCATCATCCTAGTTTCGTGATGTTATGCAATATTCTCAACGCAGTTTTACATACTTTGAATCGAAATATTTCACGTAGATTTAATACTCGGCAGCTATTTATAACGTTAGtacagcaataaaaaaataacatcaaaTTAATGTATCTGCAGGCAAGCGTATAGGAATGCCTATTCGCCATTCAATGAGAATTCCGATAATATGGAGGAGGAACAGACGCGCGTCTGGGGATATAATTATTTAGCAAAAAATCATTACGTAAGACGAATTCACCCGGAAGCGTAAGATGTAGACGTATACGTGTGTAGGGACATGAAATGCTTCGGTCACATTTAATTTCGTAGATCCTAAATCTAATTTAAGTTCTCGTTATgattcgtcaatttttctaaCTTGATCAATGCGACTCGTAAGCATGCGCGAGTCACTCAAATTTAACTGAGAACAATTTCGGTTGAAAATTAGTTCAAGCCGTGACTCCGTTGACGAATTTAAATTCATGCcaataaataattgtacataCGAGAGAAAAAGGAGTGCGATTGAAGATACGGTAGAAAAATCCGTCCACAACCGAGAAGGAATAATTCTTTAGTTTTCCCCTCATCTCCGAAACAAAGAATAATAATCTGTTTACGTATTACTCGACGATATGAGCGTAGCGAGCGAATTTAGCATTCCGATCACGACATATTTATACCGATTTACGAACGACGAGAAACTCCAAGGTTGGTTTACGCGCCGTTGACGAGCGGCTGTATCGGCGTCGTGACTTCCGCTTACTGAACATGTCGCGATGTCGGCTCGAACAGCGAGAATCCTCCTTTACTCTTAAGGCTTTTTCAGTAATAGGGACAGGTTTTAATCCCGCAGTTGTTTCCATGTTTCTGATCTGAGTCAGGAGCAGTTTTCCCAGAAAAATTATGCGTACGGATCACGCGTATGAGTTGTTTTCCAAACAAATAGACTCACTCAATCTTTCACGCCAAATTTGCGCGTTTCAACGTAAGAGGCAAGGAAACATTGgttttctctttatttccTTGTTTTCCAGCACTGCTCCTCTTTATCTCGATTAACGCGATAACAATAGCGCTCACATCTTCTTCTTGcaagcaaaaataatatacttcTATTGCTCTTCTTGTAAtacgtgaaaaaatgaatgaatacagttcaaatttcgacggtTCTACCGTTCTTTCGTAGCACAATTCGGGAAAGTTACTAATATAGGGAGAAAAAGTGTGTTgcgtttgctcggtcggtaagggtaggagtaCCAGAC includes the following:
- the LOC107217767 gene encoding probable serine/threonine-protein kinase irlF; protein product: MSVHGGTNVTRFVMENADRRSSAQDAFDENLTLVQVVSEVVQELESQREMSETEYEQFLADVWIGVVLTLMVLSCVCCMCSCLLYHKFQQWKRHVLEQRAAASRDPDCRGGDTESLPSYTLVSGLPSYEEALQQLKQVQAMRRGLDYVVVDCEKQVEAQTPSPIGSASLNHTNCAQTNHMSRLSVAELLQFYKIQQQQQQQQQQQPQQEPQQQPQQQSQQQLPPYQQQIEVDVQQQVIAKI